A single window of Sphingobacterium sp. ML3W DNA harbors:
- a CDS encoding DUF3472 domain-containing protein, with the protein MKSIKKLLFLFFFLNLTFAYAQSLTSEKESFVPIGGNTWEYPQSDNKESIVKTGKIEHWNDAGRTVKTFVRFGKTGNVHVSVQVIKANDGGEFTFTLAGKSVDVSISPDQKGQINIADFTIADTGYYAIELKAKTVASLYPTIDGYVLTGAASEQMNFVRNNEDNFFYWGRRGPSTHMGYEQPKDKNIEYFYNEVTVPKGNDVEGSYFMSNGFNVGYFGMQVNSSTERRILFSVWSPFTTDDPNEIPDDHKIILKTKGQAVHTGEFGNEGSGGQSYLKFNWVAGNTYKFLLRGRPIANNYTAYTAWFYAPEVGEWQIIAEFERPQTNQYLSRFHSFLENFNPEQGIYQREVQFSNQWVADDKGNWYECTAGRFTVDNTGHKGYRMDYAGGVNDNRFYLRNFGFFNDYVPAGSTFTRKPNGVKPKINLKMLPKK; encoded by the coding sequence ATGAAATCAATAAAAAAGTTATTATTCCTATTTTTCTTTTTAAATCTGACGTTCGCTTACGCTCAGTCTTTGACATCTGAAAAGGAGAGTTTTGTGCCTATCGGTGGCAATACTTGGGAGTATCCGCAAAGCGATAATAAAGAATCGATTGTGAAGACCGGGAAGATCGAACATTGGAATGATGCAGGACGTACGGTCAAAACATTTGTTCGCTTTGGCAAAACAGGCAATGTGCATGTTTCAGTTCAAGTTATTAAGGCTAATGATGGTGGAGAATTTACCTTTACATTGGCAGGTAAAAGTGTCGATGTTAGCATATCGCCTGACCAAAAAGGTCAGATAAATATTGCTGATTTTACAATTGCAGACACGGGATACTATGCAATTGAATTAAAAGCAAAAACTGTAGCTTCATTATATCCTACCATTGATGGTTATGTTTTGACGGGAGCAGCTTCAGAACAAATGAATTTTGTTAGAAATAATGAAGATAATTTCTTTTACTGGGGTAGAAGAGGACCATCAACTCATATGGGCTATGAGCAACCAAAAGATAAGAATATTGAATATTTTTATAATGAAGTTACCGTTCCGAAAGGAAATGACGTAGAGGGTTCTTATTTTATGTCTAATGGCTTTAATGTCGGTTACTTCGGTATGCAGGTAAATAGCAGTACCGAACGCCGCATTTTATTTTCTGTCTGGAGTCCTTTTACGACAGATGATCCAAATGAGATCCCTGATGATCACAAGATTATTTTAAAAACTAAAGGTCAAGCAGTTCATACCGGCGAATTCGGAAATGAAGGTTCTGGTGGTCAAAGTTATTTAAAGTTTAATTGGGTCGCTGGAAATACCTATAAATTTTTATTGCGTGGTAGACCTATAGCAAATAATTATACGGCTTACACTGCTTGGTTTTATGCTCCAGAGGTAGGTGAATGGCAGATTATTGCGGAATTTGAACGTCCTCAAACGAATCAATATCTATCCAGATTTCATTCTTTTTTAGAGAATTTCAATCCAGAGCAAGGTATTTATCAAAGAGAGGTACAGTTTTCAAATCAATGGGTAGCTGACGATAAGGGAAATTGGTACGAATGTACTGCAGGTAGATTTACGGTTGATAACACAGGACATAAAGGCTATCGTATGGATTATGCAGGAGGGGTTAATGATAACAGATTTTACCTCAGGAATTTTGGTTTTTTTAACGATTATGTTCCTGCAGGAAGTACGTTTACTAGAAAACCTAATGGAGTAAAGCCAAAAATTAATTTAAAGATGCTTCCGAAAAAATAG
- a CDS encoding plastocyanin/azurin family copper-binding protein → MKKLFVLPAIALAITFASCGGNTTKENSSTTEQTTPEVVEAETETIPGIENVELSNTLALEGNDAMKYDKNLFRVKAGESVELTFKNAGTMPKESMGHNVVILKPGTDLATFGGEAAAAQADEYVPKSALSSVVAHTKLLGPGETDKITFTLEKGTYDFICSFPGHYGVMQGKIVAE, encoded by the coding sequence ATGAAAAAATTATTTGTTTTACCAGCTATTGCATTGGCAATAACTTTTGCTTCTTGCGGAGGCAATACAACAAAAGAAAACAGTTCAACTACTGAACAAACAACTCCAGAAGTTGTTGAGGCGGAAACAGAAACAATCCCTGGAATTGAAAATGTCGAGCTTTCTAACACTTTAGCATTAGAAGGTAATGATGCAATGAAATATGATAAAAACCTTTTCCGCGTAAAAGCTGGAGAAAGCGTTGAATTAACATTTAAGAATGCAGGTACAATGCCAAAAGAATCTATGGGACATAACGTGGTAATCTTAAAACCAGGAACTGACCTAGCTACTTTTGGTGGAGAAGCAGCAGCTGCACAAGCGGATGAATATGTTCCAAAATCGGCACTTTCTTCTGTAGTAGCACATACAAAATTACTAGGTCCAGGTGAAACTGATAAAATTACCTTTACACTAGAAAAAGGAACTTACGATTTCATCTGTAGCTTCCCTGGTCACTACGGAGTAATGCAAGGTAAAATTGTTGCCGAATAA
- the floA gene encoding flotillin-like protein FloA (flotillin-like protein involved in membrane lipid rafts) — protein MDPNFSFALMIIGCVVALFLLLYLLPVNLWFTAQLSNVKISLLNLVLMRLRKVPPSLVTNAMIISTKAGLNITSNEIETHYLAGGNVNRVIKALISADKANIPLSFKLATAIDLAGRDVFDAVQLSVNPQVINTPPVAAVAKDGIQLIAKARVTVRANINQLVGGAGEETILARVGEGIVTTIGSSESHKQVLENPDRISKTVLAKGLDSGTAFEILSIDIADIDIGENVGAKLQTDQAEADLKVANARAEERRAMAVANEQEMRAKAQEARAKVIEAESQLPLAMAEAFKNGNLGIMDYYKMQNIQADTDMRSSISKPGHDTRGPQKD, from the coding sequence ATGGATCCAAATTTTTCTTTTGCTTTAATGATTATAGGCTGTGTAGTAGCCTTGTTTCTTTTGCTTTATTTATTACCCGTCAATCTTTGGTTCACGGCTCAACTGTCTAATGTTAAAATTAGCTTATTGAATTTGGTATTGATGAGATTGCGTAAAGTGCCACCCTCTTTGGTGACAAATGCGATGATAATTTCGACAAAGGCAGGCTTAAATATTACATCCAACGAAATTGAGACCCATTATTTAGCAGGTGGGAATGTGAATAGAGTGATTAAAGCTTTAATCTCAGCAGATAAGGCGAATATTCCCCTAAGTTTTAAACTAGCTACAGCTATTGATTTGGCTGGACGTGATGTTTTTGACGCAGTTCAATTATCGGTTAATCCACAAGTTATCAATACTCCTCCAGTAGCTGCTGTTGCAAAGGATGGTATTCAATTAATAGCGAAAGCACGTGTTACTGTCCGAGCTAATATTAATCAATTAGTTGGAGGTGCAGGTGAAGAAACTATTTTAGCTCGTGTTGGTGAAGGTATCGTGACAACGATTGGATCTTCGGAAAGCCATAAGCAGGTTTTAGAAAATCCAGACCGCATATCAAAGACAGTCCTTGCTAAAGGATTGGATAGTGGTACAGCTTTCGAAATTTTATCTATCGATATTGCAGATATTGATATTGGTGAAAACGTAGGTGCAAAATTGCAAACAGATCAAGCTGAGGCCGATTTAAAAGTTGCTAATGCAAGAGCGGAAGAGCGCAGAGCTATGGCTGTAGCCAATGAGCAGGAAATGCGTGCCAAGGCGCAAGAAGCAAGAGCAAAAGTGATTGAGGCTGAATCTCAATTACCGTTAGCAATGGCAGAAGCTTTTAAAAATGGAAATTTAGGTATTATGGATTATTATAAGATGCAGAATATCCAAGCAGATACTGATATGCGAAGTTCTATTTCTAAGCCTGGTCATGACACTAGGGGACCCCAAAAAGACTAA